A single region of the Ascaphus truei isolate aAscTru1 chromosome 6, aAscTru1.hap1, whole genome shotgun sequence genome encodes:
- the LOC142497684 gene encoding uncharacterized protein LOC142497684 isoform X2 codes for MGLACLYLAPALTYRWHLCLSPMVFPSPTRILGMFLTRSKPRCYNRIGIRLAPRSHPTLWAHAPPFGARDEGYAEVHKGEFETWIHQQVYISCGSVFFFVGKKDGSLRPCIDYRGLNKMTVKNRFPIPLIPKLLDRLRGASIFTKLDFRWAYNLVRIKECDDWKMAFNTRDGHYEYLVMLFGLCNATTMFQSFINEVGKFTFGLESVITLKELMEVDGKEPSVASQFLCDDPKLPKEFHIVCEEDDASDIFVKLEAASNVDECELCANPACPGCI; via the exons ATGGGACTTGCTTGTCTATACCTCGCCCCAGCTCTGACTTACCGTTGGCATCTGTGTCTTTCCCCAATGGTCTTCCCCTCACCTACTAGGATTTTGGGGATGTTTTTAACGAGAAGCAAACCGAGGTGTTACAACCGCATCGGCATTCGACTTGCTCCCAGGAGCCATCCCACCTTGTGGGCGCACGCACCCCCTTTCGGGGCCAGAGACGAAGGCTATGCGGAAGTACATAAAGGAGAATTTGAAACATGGATTCATCAGCAAGTCTACATCTCTTGCGGgagtgtttttttctttgtgggAAAAAAGGACGGGTCTCTGCGTCCCTGTATAGATTACCGGGGGTTAAACAAAATGACAGTAAAAAATCGTTTTCCTATCCCGCTCATTCCGAAATTATTAGACCGACTCCGTGGGGCCTCTATTTTCACTAAATTGGATTTCCGCTGGGCTTACAATTTGGTCCGAATTAAGGAGTGTGATGACTGGAAGATGGCGTTCAATACCCgagatgggcattatgaatacttAGTGATGCtattcggtttgtgcaacgctaCGACAATGTTCCAAAGCTTCATAAATGAG GTTGGCAAATTCACCTTCGGGCTGGAGTCCGTGATTACGCTGAAGGAACTGATGGAAGTTGATGGGAAAGAGCCTTCTGTGGCTTCTCAGTTTCTCTGCGACGACCCGAAGCTCCCTAAAGAATTTCACATTGTCTGCGAGGAGGACGACGCTTCAGATATCTTTGTAAAACTGG AGGCTGCAAGTAATGTGGATGAGTGTGAATTATGCGCCAATCCGGCCTGTCCTGGCTGCATCTAA
- the LOC142497684 gene encoding guanylin-like isoform X3, with protein sequence MKSSLLPMVLILLLWPGSQAIKIQVGKFTFGLESVITLKELMEVDGKEPSVASQFLCDDPKLPKEFHIVCEEDDASDIFVKLVEAASNVDECELCANPACPGCI encoded by the exons ATGAAATCCTCTCTCCTGCCAATGGTTCTTATCCTCTTGTTGTGGCCGGGGTCCCAAGCTATAAAAATACAG GTTGGCAAATTCACCTTCGGGCTGGAGTCCGTGATTACGCTGAAGGAACTGATGGAAGTTGATGGGAAAGAGCCTTCTGTGGCTTCTCAGTTTCTCTGCGACGACCCGAAGCTCCCTAAAGAATTTCACATTGTCTGCGAGGAGGACGACGCTTCAGATATCTTTGTAAAACTGG TAGAGGCTGCAAGTAATGTGGATGAGTGTGAATTATGCGCCAATCCGGCCTGTCCTGGCTGCATCTAA
- the LOC142497684 gene encoding uncharacterized protein LOC142497684 isoform X1, whose product MGLACLYLAPALTYRWHLCLSPMVFPSPTRILGMFLTRSKPRCYNRIGIRLAPRSHPTLWAHAPPFGARDEGYAEVHKGEFETWIHQQVYISCGSVFFFVGKKDGSLRPCIDYRGLNKMTVKNRFPIPLIPKLLDRLRGASIFTKLDFRWAYNLVRIKECDDWKMAFNTRDGHYEYLVMLFGLCNATTMFQSFINEVGKFTFGLESVITLKELMEVDGKEPSVASQFLCDDPKLPKEFHIVCEEDDASDIFVKLVEAASNVDECELCANPACPGCI is encoded by the exons ATGGGACTTGCTTGTCTATACCTCGCCCCAGCTCTGACTTACCGTTGGCATCTGTGTCTTTCCCCAATGGTCTTCCCCTCACCTACTAGGATTTTGGGGATGTTTTTAACGAGAAGCAAACCGAGGTGTTACAACCGCATCGGCATTCGACTTGCTCCCAGGAGCCATCCCACCTTGTGGGCGCACGCACCCCCTTTCGGGGCCAGAGACGAAGGCTATGCGGAAGTACATAAAGGAGAATTTGAAACATGGATTCATCAGCAAGTCTACATCTCTTGCGGgagtgtttttttctttgtgggAAAAAAGGACGGGTCTCTGCGTCCCTGTATAGATTACCGGGGGTTAAACAAAATGACAGTAAAAAATCGTTTTCCTATCCCGCTCATTCCGAAATTATTAGACCGACTCCGTGGGGCCTCTATTTTCACTAAATTGGATTTCCGCTGGGCTTACAATTTGGTCCGAATTAAGGAGTGTGATGACTGGAAGATGGCGTTCAATACCCgagatgggcattatgaatacttAGTGATGCtattcggtttgtgcaacgctaCGACAATGTTCCAAAGCTTCATAAATGAG GTTGGCAAATTCACCTTCGGGCTGGAGTCCGTGATTACGCTGAAGGAACTGATGGAAGTTGATGGGAAAGAGCCTTCTGTGGCTTCTCAGTTTCTCTGCGACGACCCGAAGCTCCCTAAAGAATTTCACATTGTCTGCGAGGAGGACGACGCTTCAGATATCTTTGTAAAACTGG TAGAGGCTGCAAGTAATGTGGATGAGTGTGAATTATGCGCCAATCCGGCCTGTCCTGGCTGCATCTAA